One Methylosinus sp. LW4 genomic region harbors:
- a CDS encoding glycosyltransferase family 4 protein, protein MTSERERRLEERNRLLEHQLDFLRAELLYLVHEREKNVYSAAWLIFRPLRRFEAALVDAVTPLLRLFSRAAPPAIESAVLEPAARGATQKPRRLLVDVTATARRDAGTGIQRVVKKITQGLYRDPALPIPVIAVRCEGGRLFTCEAFVAALIDGAPGPDREIEIEPGDRFFMLSDSWNAFEEFRPVFSRIRAGGGEIVTCIFDLIPVLYPHACHEVTPPRYEAWLRRALLESDAFLAISRTVAEELADYVAEAGLQHRPGLSIGWFHCGSDIADGAPAAPRPQIAAAAAGGAMFLSVGTVEPRKGHRVALKAFETLWREGRDVRLVFVGRRGWFEEAIAAEIRGHAEFGRRLFWLDDIGDAELAFLYDKSAAALIPSYAEGFGLPIAEAARRGRPVICSDIPVFREVGGAGALYFRVNDPAALATRIRELLDGSATADPSAVSRVSWAEAAHRVAQVIATEDWTRSLP, encoded by the coding sequence ATGACCAGCGAGCGCGAACGACGTCTCGAGGAGCGCAATCGCCTGCTCGAGCATCAGCTCGATTTTCTGCGCGCCGAGCTTCTGTATCTCGTCCATGAGCGCGAGAAGAACGTCTATTCCGCCGCCTGGCTGATCTTCCGGCCGCTGCGCCGTTTCGAGGCCGCGCTCGTCGATGCTGTGACGCCGCTGCTGCGACTCTTCTCTCGCGCGGCCCCGCCCGCCATCGAGTCCGCCGTTTTGGAGCCCGCCGCTCGGGGCGCAACGCAAAAGCCGCGACGGCTGCTCGTCGATGTGACGGCGACGGCGCGGCGCGACGCCGGCACGGGAATCCAGCGCGTCGTAAAAAAGATCACGCAGGGGCTCTATCGCGATCCGGCGCTTCCCATTCCCGTGATCGCCGTGCGCTGCGAGGGCGGCCGGCTCTTCACCTGCGAGGCTTTCGTCGCCGCGCTCATCGACGGAGCCCCCGGCCCGGATCGCGAAATCGAGATAGAGCCGGGCGATCGCTTCTTCATGCTCTCGGACAGCTGGAACGCTTTCGAGGAGTTTCGGCCGGTCTTCTCGCGCATTCGCGCCGGCGGCGGCGAGATCGTCACCTGCATTTTCGATCTCATCCCCGTCCTCTATCCGCACGCCTGCCATGAGGTGACGCCGCCGCGCTATGAGGCCTGGCTGCGCCGCGCGCTGCTCGAGAGCGACGCCTTTCTCGCCATCTCGCGCACGGTCGCCGAGGAGCTGGCGGATTATGTGGCGGAGGCCGGGCTGCAGCATCGACCCGGCCTTTCGATCGGCTGGTTCCATTGCGGCTCGGATATCGCCGATGGCGCGCCCGCCGCGCCGCGGCCGCAGATCGCCGCCGCAGCCGCGGGCGGCGCCATGTTTCTGAGCGTCGGCACTGTGGAGCCGCGCAAGGGCCATCGCGTCGCGCTGAAAGCTTTCGAGACGCTGTGGCGCGAGGGCCGCGATGTGCGGCTGGTCTTCGTCGGGCGGCGCGGCTGGTTCGAGGAGGCGATCGCCGCCGAGATCCGCGGCCACGCCGAATTCGGGCGGCGCCTGTTCTGGCTCGACGATATCGGCGACGCCGAGCTCGCCTTTCTCTACGACAAGAGCGCGGCGGCGCTCATTCCTTCCTATGCAGAGGGCTTTGGCCTGCCGATCGCCGAGGCCGCGCGTCGCGGCCGGCCGGTGATCTGCAGCGACATTCCCGTGTTCCGCGAGGTCGGCGGCGCCGGCGCCCTCTATTTCCGCGTCAATGATCCGGCCGCTCTCGCAACGCGCATTCGGGAGCTGCTCGACGGAAGCGCGACGGCCGACCCCTCCGCCGTCAGCCGCGTCTCCTGGGCGGAGGCGGCGCATCGCGTCGCGCAGGTGATCGCGACGGAGGACTGGACGCGCTCCCTGCCCTGA
- a CDS encoding NAD-dependent epimerase/dehydratase family protein, with protein MSVEPTSSSTARYERILVTGGSGFVGRHLLEALAGAYPEAQRLSLARPGEPAPERRWTPIAFDLLDPKSVDAAIAQAQPDLVVHLAAQASAAQSFLAAEETWRVNFDGAFNLASALARHAPAAVLLFASTADVYGASLIDGPAHEEMVPRPLSVYARSKLAAEAMLADVLPKTARLIVARPFSHIGPGQDKRFAVSSFAAQIVEIESGRAEPRLSVGDLSVQRDFLDVRDVIDAYLRLVAVAPGLPDRNVFDIASGETRPLVSLVEKMRALARRDFEIVVDPARLRPADIPIARCDAAKLRAATGWSPRRAIDETLVDLLDYCRAAAEAAK; from the coding sequence ATGAGCGTGGAGCCCACGTCCTCATCCACGGCCCGCTACGAACGCATATTGGTGACCGGCGGCTCCGGCTTCGTCGGGCGCCATTTGCTGGAGGCGCTGGCGGGCGCCTATCCTGAAGCGCAACGCCTGTCGCTGGCGCGACCGGGCGAGCCGGCGCCGGAGCGGCGCTGGACGCCGATCGCCTTCGATCTGCTCGATCCCAAATCGGTCGACGCCGCCATCGCGCAGGCGCAGCCCGATCTCGTCGTTCATCTCGCCGCGCAGGCCTCGGCGGCGCAGTCCTTCCTGGCGGCGGAAGAGACTTGGCGCGTCAATTTCGACGGCGCGTTCAATCTCGCCTCGGCGCTCGCCCGCCACGCGCCTGCGGCCGTCCTGCTCTTCGCCTCCACCGCGGACGTCTATGGCGCGAGCCTCATAGACGGCCCGGCGCATGAGGAAATGGTCCCGCGGCCGCTCAGCGTCTACGCCCGCTCCAAGCTGGCGGCCGAGGCGATGCTGGCGGATGTGCTGCCGAAGACGGCGCGGCTCATCGTGGCGCGCCCCTTCAGCCATATCGGCCCGGGCCAGGACAAGCGCTTCGCCGTCTCCTCCTTCGCCGCGCAGATCGTCGAGATCGAGAGCGGACGCGCCGAGCCGCGCCTGTCGGTCGGCGATCTTTCCGTGCAGCGCGATTTTCTCGACGTGCGCGACGTCATCGACGCCTATCTGCGGCTCGTCGCCGTCGCGCCCGGTCTTCCCGACCGCAATGTCTTCGACATCGCCTCGGGCGAGACGCGCCCGCTCGTGTCCCTGGTCGAGAAAATGCGCGCGCTGGCGCGACGCGATTTCGAGATTGTCGTCGATCCCGCGCGGCTGCGGCCGGCCGACATACCGATCGCCCGCTGCGACGCCGCCAAGCTGCGCGCGGCGACAGGCTGGAGCCCGCGCCGAGCGATCGACGAGACGCTCGTCGATCTGCTCGATTATTGTCGCGCGGCCGCAGAAGCCGCGAAATGA
- the gmd gene encoding GDP-mannose 4,6-dehydratase, giving the protein MTKRALLTGITGQDGAYLAQLLLGKGYEVSGVIRRSSHRGVEDHRLRWLGVANDVQLLDGDLSDLSSLLRIVQEVKPDEVYNLAAQSFVASSWRQPILTANITAVAVANMLEALRLGAPGARFYQASSSEMYGLIQEPMQSEKTPFYPRSPYAVAKLYGHWITVNYRESFGMHASSGILFNHESPLRGIEFVTRKVTDSVARIKLGLAKELRLGNIDAKRDWGHARDYVRAMWLMLQQETPDDYVVATGVTTTVRDMCRIAFAHAGLDMEAHVVIDPKFYRPAEVDVLLGDSSKARKALGWAPEISLDALIREMVDADLERLSRDSATR; this is encoded by the coding sequence ATGACGAAACGCGCGCTGCTGACGGGCATTACCGGACAGGATGGGGCCTATCTCGCACAGCTTCTGCTCGGCAAAGGGTATGAAGTCTCCGGCGTGATCCGCCGCTCCTCGCACCGCGGCGTCGAGGACCATCGCCTGCGCTGGCTCGGCGTCGCCAATGACGTGCAGCTGCTCGACGGCGATCTTAGCGATCTCTCCAGCCTGCTGCGCATCGTGCAGGAGGTGAAGCCGGACGAGGTCTACAATCTCGCCGCGCAATCCTTCGTCGCCTCCTCCTGGCGCCAGCCCATTCTCACCGCCAATATCACCGCCGTCGCCGTCGCCAATATGCTCGAGGCGCTGCGGCTCGGCGCCCCCGGCGCGCGCTTCTATCAGGCCTCCTCCTCCGAAATGTACGGCCTCATTCAAGAACCGATGCAGAGCGAGAAGACGCCCTTCTATCCGCGCTCGCCTTACGCCGTCGCCAAGCTCTATGGCCATTGGATCACGGTCAATTATCGCGAGAGCTTCGGAATGCACGCCTCCTCGGGCATCCTCTTCAATCATGAGAGCCCGCTGCGCGGCATAGAATTCGTCACCCGCAAGGTGACGGATAGCGTAGCGCGCATAAAGCTCGGCCTCGCCAAGGAGCTTCGCCTCGGCAACATAGACGCCAAGCGCGACTGGGGCCATGCGCGCGATTATGTGCGCGCCATGTGGCTGATGCTGCAGCAGGAGACGCCGGACGATTATGTGGTGGCGACAGGCGTCACCACCACTGTGCGCGACATGTGCCGCATCGCTTTCGCGCATGCCGGCCTCGACATGGAGGCGCATGTGGTGATCGATCCGAAATTCTACCGCCCGGCGGAAGTGGACGTTCTGCTCGGCGATTCCAGCAAGGCGCGCAAGGCGCTGGGCTGGGCGCCCGAGATATCGCTCGATGCGCTCATTCGCGAGATGGTCGACGCCGATCTCGAGCGGCTGAGCCGGGACTCGGCGACTCGATGA
- a CDS encoding glutamate-5-semialdehyde dehydrogenase, with the protein MAQAEALATEERELSALMAELGAGARRAARAVALAPAETKNAALRAAAAELRRRTPELLAANALDVAEAKARGTVASFLDRLTLDPARVEAMARGLEEIAELADPVGRLLASFERPNGLLIERVATPLGVIGVIYESRPNVTADAGGLCLKAGNAAILRGGSESLRSSRAIHACLVAGLVAAGLPEAAISLVPVADRAAVGAMLAGLDGNIDVIVPRGGKSLVARVQHEARVPVFAHLEGIVHVFVHAQADLDMAKRILLNAKLRRTGICGAAETLLVDRACAATHLEPLVKMLLDAGCEVRGDAATQDVDARVLPASEEDWRAEYLDAIIAVRVVDGLDAAIAHIETYGSHHTDCIITQNEDVARRFMAEVDSAIVLHNASTQFADGGEFGFGAEIGIATGRMHARGPVGVEQLTSFKYRVHGAGQVRG; encoded by the coding sequence ATGGCGCAGGCGGAAGCATTGGCGACGGAAGAGCGAGAGTTGAGCGCGCTGATGGCCGAGCTCGGCGCCGGCGCCCGGCGAGCGGCGAGGGCGGTCGCTCTGGCGCCGGCCGAGACCAAGAACGCGGCTTTGCGCGCCGCCGCGGCGGAGCTGCGCCGCCGCACGCCGGAGCTGCTCGCCGCCAATGCGCTGGATGTCGCGGAGGCGAAAGCGCGCGGCACGGTCGCCTCTTTCCTCGATCGGCTGACGCTCGATCCCGCGCGCGTCGAGGCGATGGCGCGCGGCCTCGAGGAGATTGCCGAGCTCGCCGATCCGGTCGGCCGGCTGCTGGCGTCCTTCGAGCGCCCGAATGGCCTGCTCATCGAGCGCGTGGCGACGCCGCTCGGCGTCATCGGCGTCATTTATGAGAGCCGGCCCAATGTCACGGCCGACGCCGGCGGCCTCTGCCTCAAGGCTGGCAACGCCGCCATTTTGCGCGGCGGCTCGGAGAGCCTGCGCTCCTCGCGCGCGATCCACGCTTGTCTCGTCGCCGGCCTCGTCGCGGCGGGCCTGCCGGAGGCGGCGATCTCGCTGGTCCCGGTCGCCGATCGCGCCGCCGTCGGCGCCATGCTCGCCGGGCTGGATGGCAATATCGACGTCATCGTGCCGCGTGGCGGAAAAAGTCTCGTCGCGCGCGTGCAGCATGAGGCGCGCGTGCCGGTCTTCGCCCATCTCGAGGGCATTGTTCATGTCTTCGTCCACGCGCAAGCCGATCTCGACATGGCGAAGCGAATTCTGCTCAACGCCAAGCTGCGCCGCACAGGTATTTGCGGCGCCGCCGAGACGCTGCTGGTCGATCGCGCCTGCGCGGCCACGCATCTCGAGCCGCTGGTGAAGATGCTGCTCGACGCCGGCTGCGAGGTGCGCGGCGACGCCGCGACGCAGGATGTCGATGCGCGCGTGCTGCCGGCGAGCGAGGAGGATTGGCGCGCCGAATATCTCGACGCGATCATCGCCGTTCGCGTCGTCGATGGGCTGGACGCGGCGATCGCGCATATAGAGACCTACGGCTCGCATCACACGGATTGCATCATCACGCAGAATGAGGATGTCGCCCGGCGCTTCATGGCGGAGGTGGATTCGGCGATCGTGCTGCACAACGCCTCGACGCAATTCGCCGATGGCGGCGAGTTCGGCTTCGGCGCCGAGATCGGCATAGCGACGGGCCGCATGCATGCGCGCGGCCCGGTCGGCGTCGAGCAGCTCACCTCCTTCAAATATCGCGTCCACGGCGCCGGGCAGGTCAGAGGATGA